In Papaver somniferum cultivar HN1 chromosome 1, ASM357369v1, whole genome shotgun sequence, a genomic segment contains:
- the LOC113279983 gene encoding putative transcription elongation factor SPT5 homolog 1 isoform X8, producing MKMSNKTLAQHRHDEDDSDEDEDEEGEFDVAEYERRGFSKSSAGGDSSHKLRRLDSLYDSSADEYDSEDEDEDEDEEREEDEMYSSSGRKRKRHSSNPFIDDQAIVATDDEDDDYERGEVDRDFIEPDENIPEEHEATRMQHRRMLPQEDEEVDVDEFERRIRQRYSSQSYLEEGIDEISDVEQQALLPSIKDPKLWMVKCAMGREREAAVCLMQKRIDRGHREMQIRSVISPHYLKNYIYVEADKSAHVIEACKGLRILNTTKVMLVPIKEMTDVLLIEGNPIDTAKDMWVRLRIGIYKGALAKVVNVSDVRRKVMVKLIPRVDLQAIADKLEGRKVSKKAYIPSPRLMKIDEARNLNIPVDYRTGRSTNIQFCVIDGKMFKDGFLYKTVSMRSIDYQNIQPTFSELEKFCETGHGVVGSMSTSPRNRKKSHFMKGDAVIVVKGDLKNLMGWVEKVEEDNVHIRPKVKGLCTTVAVNEKYVCKSFKPGDHVKVVFGAHKGVTGMVIKVNSNVLIILSDATKEDIRVFAEHAVDSSEVTTGVTKVGDYELHDLVMLDNTCFGVIIRLESQTLQILLGDPDRPDVARVKMREIKYKIQRRNTALDQSNNTVSVKDVVKILMGPCKGKQGPVEHIFRGTLFINDRHHMEHSGFICVRAQSCIVMGGSPAKVSLSSRFGSSTDAARIAPSPRRFPSGGPPFDSGGRQKSGQRGHDSFVGSTIKIRIGHYKGCRGRVVSVKGQSVRVELESQMKTVLVNRDEISAIPDVSTSLSEPPQHGIGSETPIHRAQTPTHSYATPTRNEGGTPRHSGTWTPLRDQAWNPEATTTPSGEKWEDGNPGSWGTIPPTQTTPLGRSNKAPSAGSDWGNWGDGDCGSRGTVPPAQPATPFARSNEAPSTGTGWGNWGDGNRGSPGTIPPAQTTSLACSNEAPSAGSDWGNWGDGNHGSRGTVPPAQATPLARSNEAPSTGTGWGSWGDGNRGSPGTIPPAQQATPLARSNEAPSTGSSWGTWGDGNPGSRGTIPPAQQAPPLSRSNEAPGTGSGWGNWGNGNPGSRGTVPPAQQAPPLSRSNEAPSTSSGLGNWGDGNRGSKGSSPQCGQGTPRAHSNEAPALAQSTGSGWGGKKKLGRWKCFHPCL from the exons ATGAAAATGTCAAATAAAACCCTAGCTCAGCATCGCCATGACGAAGATGATAGTGAtgaagacgaagacgaagaaggagAGTTTGATGTTGCTGAGTATGAGAGAAGAGGTTTTAGTAAAAGTAGTGCTGGTGGTGATTCCAGTCACAAACTAAGGAGATTAGATTCTCTATATGATAGTAGTGCAGATGAATATGATAGTGaggatgaagacgaagatgaagacgaagagaGAGAGGAAGATGAAATGTATTCCTCCTCTGGTAGAAAGCGGAAGAGACATAGTTCTAATCCTTTTATTGATGATCAAGCTATTGTTGctactgatgatgaagatgatgattatgaaAGAGGAGAAGTTGATCGTG ATTTCATAGAGCCTGATGAAAACATACCGGAAGAACATGAGGCCACAAGGATGCAACATCGTCGTATGTTACCTCAAGAGGATGAAGAAGTAGATGTTGATGAATTTGAGAGAAGAATTCGCCAACGGTATTCCAGTCAATCCTACTTAGAAGAAGGTATTGATGAAATTAGTGACGTTGAGCAGCAAGCTCTTTTGCCATCAATTAAGGATCCAAAGTTGTGGATGGTGAAATGCGCA ATGGGTCGTGAGCGAGAGGCAGCTGTTTGCCTTATGCAGAAACGTATTGATCGAGGTCATCGTGAAATGCAGATAAGATCTGTCATCTCTCCTCATTATCTTAAGAACTATATTTACGTTGAGGCTGATAAGTCAGCCCATGTGATAGAG GCTTGCAAAGGTCTCAGGATCTTAAATACTACAAAAGTAATGCTTGTTCCGATAAAAGAAATGACAGATGTGCTTTTAATAGAAGGCAATCCCATAGATACTGCAAAGGATATGTGGGTGCGACTGAGGATCGGGATATATAAAGGGGCTCTTGCAAAA GTTGTTAATGTGTCTGATGTACGACGAAAGGTTATGGTTAAGCTAATCCCACGGGTTGATTTGCAAGCCATTGCTGATAAACTG GAAGGTAGGAAAGTCTCGAAAAAGGCATATATACCCTCTCCACGCCTCATGAAAATAGATGAAGCAAG GAACCTTAATATACCAGTCGACTATAGAACGGGACGAAGCACTAATATTCAATTCTGTGTAATTGATGGAAAGATGTTTAAAgacggtttcctatataaaactgTATCAATGAGATCAATAGATTATCAAAACATTCAACCAACCTTTAGTGAGCTTGAGAAATTTTGTGAGACTGGGCATGGAGTTGTGGGTAGTATGTCCACTTCACCTAGAAACAGGAAAAAAAGCCACTTTATGAAGGGTGATGCTGTCATTGTTGTTAAAGGAGATCTCAAAAATCTGATGGGATGGGTTGAAAAAGTTGAGGAAGATAACGTCCATATTAGGCCAAAAGTGAAGGGCCTGTGT ACAACAGTTGCTGTGAATGAAAAATATGTTTGCAAATCCTTCAAGCCCGGGGATCATGTGAAGGTTGTCTTTGGTGCTCACAAGGGTGTAACCGGTATGGTTATTAAGGTTAACAGTAATGTACTCATCATTCTATCTGACGCAACTAAAGAAGAC ATCCGTGTCTTTGCTGAACATGCTGTGGACAGCTCTGAAGTAACTACTGGGGTTACCAAAGTTGGGGATTATGAGTTGCATGACCTTGTCATGCTTGA TAACACGTGCTTTGGAGTAATAATACGTTTAGAGAGTCAAACACTCCAGATACTGCTGGGAGATCCAGATAGACCTGATGTTGCACGAGTGAAGATGAGGGAGATCAAATACAAGATTCAGAGGAGGAATACTGCTCTAGATCAATCGAACAATACTGTGTCTGTGAAAGATGTTGTGAAGATTCTAATGGGCCCTTGCAAA GGAAAACAAGGTCCTGTAGAACACATATTTAGAGGAACATTGTTCATAAATGACCGCCATCACATGGAGCATTCTGGTTTTATCTGTGTGAGAGCACAATCTTGTATAGTGATGGGTGGCTCACCTGCCAAG GTTTCCCTGTCCTCGAGATTTGGAAGTTCTACAGATGCAGCTCGCATCGCCCCTTcaccaagaagatttcctagtgGAGGACCTCCATTTGACT CTGGAGGAAGACAGAAGAGTGGACAGCGAGGGCATGATTCTTTTGTTGGTAGTACCATAAAAATTCGTATTGGTCACTATAAGGGATGTCGCGGTCGTGTTGTAAGTGTTAAGGGCCAATCAGTTCGAGTTGAACTGGAATCTCAAATGAAAACTGTACTAG TTAACCGTGACGAGATATCTGCTATCCCAGATGTTTCTACTTCATTAAG TGAACCACCTCAACATGGTATAGGAAGTGAGACACCTATACATCGCGCACAAACTCCGACACACTCATATGCCACTCCTACGAGAAATGAAGGAG GAACACCAAGACATAGTGGTACCTGGACTCCCCTGCGTGATCAAGCTTGGAATCCTGAAGCTACCACAACTCCATCCGG ggaaaaatggGAAGATGGAAATCCTGGCTCGTGGGGAACCATTCCACCAACTCAA ACAACTCCTCTTGGACGTTCAAATAAAGCACCAAGTGCAGGTTCTGATTGGGGCAACTGGGGAGATGGAGATTGTGGCTCGCGGGGAACTGTTCCACCAGCTCAA CCGGCAACTCCTTTCGCACGTTCAAATGAAGCACCAAGCACAGGTACCGGTTGGGGCAACTGGGGAGATGGAAATCGTGGTTCGCCGGGAACCATTCCACCAGCTCAA ACAACTTCTCTTGCATGTTCAAATGAAGCACCAAGCGCAGGTTCTGATTGGGGCAACTGGGGAGATGGAAATCATGGCTCGCGGGGAACTGTTCCACCAGCTCAA GCAACTCCTCTTGCACGTTCAAATGAAGCACCAAGCACAGGTACCGGTTGGGGCAGCTGGGGAGATGGAAATCGTGGCTCGCCGGGAACCATTCCACCAGCTCAA CAGGCAACTCCTCTTGCACGTTCAAATGAAGCACCAAGCACAGGTTCCAGTTGGGGCACCTGGGGAGATGGAAATCCTGGCTCGCGGGGAACCATTCCACCAGCTCAA CAGGCACCCCCTCTTTCACGTTCAAATGAAGCACCAGGCACAGGTTCCGGTTGGGGCAACTGGGGAAATGGAAATCCTGGCTCGCGGGGAACCGTTCCACCAGCTCAA CAGGCACCTCCTCTTTCACGTTCAAATGAAGCACCAAGCACAAGTTCCGGTTTGGGCAACTGGGGAGATGGGAACCGTGGCTCGAAGGGAAGCAGTCCACAATGCGGC CAGGGAACTCCTCGAGCGCATTCAAATGAAGCACCAGCACTAGCACAGAGCACAGGTTCAGGCTGGGGAGGTAAAAAAAAGTTGGGAAGATGGAAATGTTTCCACCCATGTTTGTGA
- the LOC113279983 gene encoding putative transcription elongation factor SPT5 homolog 1 isoform X9 translates to MKMSNKTLAQHRHDEDDSDEDEDEEGEFDVAEYERRGFSKSSAGGDSSHKLRRLDSLYDSSADEYDSEDEDEDEDEEREEDEMYSSSGRKRKRHSSNPFIDDQAIVATDDEDDDYERGEVDRDFIEPDENIPEEHEATRMQHRRMLPQEDEEVDVDEFERRIRQRYSSQSYLEEGIDEISDVEQQALLPSIKDPKLWMVKCAMGREREAAVCLMQKRIDRGHREMQIRSVISPHYLKNYIYVEADKSAHVIEACKGLRILNTTKVMLVPIKEMTDVLLIEGNPIDTAKDMWVRLRIGIYKGALAKVVNVSDVRRKVMVKLIPRVDLQAIADKLEGRKVSKKAYIPSPRLMKIDEARNLNIPVDYRTGRSTNIQFCVIDGKMFKDGFLYKTVSMRSIDYQNIQPTFSELEKFCETGHGVVGSMSTSPRNRKKSHFMKGDAVIVVKGDLKNLMGWVEKVEEDNVHIRPKVKGLCTTVAVNEKYVCKSFKPGDHVKVVFGAHKGVTGMVIKVNSNVLIILSDATKEDIRVFAEHAVDSSEVTTGVTKVGDYELHDLVMLDNTCFGVIIRLESQTLQILLGDPDRPDVARVKMREIKYKIQRRNTALDQSNNTVSVKDVVKILMGPCKGKQGPVEHIFRGTLFINDRHHMEHSGFICVRAQSCIVMGGSPAKVSLSSRFGSSTDAARIAPSPRRFPSGGPPFDSGGRQKSGQRGHDSFVGSTIKIRIGHYKGCRGRVVSVKGQSVRVELESQMKTVLVNRDEISAIPDVSTSLSEPPQHGIGSETPIHRAQTPTHSYATPTRNEGGTPRHSGTWTPLRDQAWNPEATTTPSGEKWEDGNPGSWGTIPPTQTTPLGRSNKAPSAGSDWGNWGDGDCGSRGTVPPAQPATPFARSNEAPSTGTGWGNWGDGNRGSPGTIPPAQQTTSLACSNEAPSAGSDWGNWGDGNHGSRGTVPPAQQATPLARSNEAPSTGTGWGSWGDGNRGSPGTIPPAQATPLARSNEAPSTGSSWGTWGDGNPGSRGTIPPAQAPPLSRSNEAPGTGSGWGNWGNGNPGSRGTVPPAQQAPPLSRSNEAPSTSSGLGNWGDGNRGSKGSSPQCGQGTPRAHSNEAPALAQSTGSGWGGKKKLGRWKCFHPCL, encoded by the exons ATGAAAATGTCAAATAAAACCCTAGCTCAGCATCGCCATGACGAAGATGATAGTGAtgaagacgaagacgaagaaggagAGTTTGATGTTGCTGAGTATGAGAGAAGAGGTTTTAGTAAAAGTAGTGCTGGTGGTGATTCCAGTCACAAACTAAGGAGATTAGATTCTCTATATGATAGTAGTGCAGATGAATATGATAGTGaggatgaagacgaagatgaagacgaagagaGAGAGGAAGATGAAATGTATTCCTCCTCTGGTAGAAAGCGGAAGAGACATAGTTCTAATCCTTTTATTGATGATCAAGCTATTGTTGctactgatgatgaagatgatgattatgaaAGAGGAGAAGTTGATCGTG ATTTCATAGAGCCTGATGAAAACATACCGGAAGAACATGAGGCCACAAGGATGCAACATCGTCGTATGTTACCTCAAGAGGATGAAGAAGTAGATGTTGATGAATTTGAGAGAAGAATTCGCCAACGGTATTCCAGTCAATCCTACTTAGAAGAAGGTATTGATGAAATTAGTGACGTTGAGCAGCAAGCTCTTTTGCCATCAATTAAGGATCCAAAGTTGTGGATGGTGAAATGCGCA ATGGGTCGTGAGCGAGAGGCAGCTGTTTGCCTTATGCAGAAACGTATTGATCGAGGTCATCGTGAAATGCAGATAAGATCTGTCATCTCTCCTCATTATCTTAAGAACTATATTTACGTTGAGGCTGATAAGTCAGCCCATGTGATAGAG GCTTGCAAAGGTCTCAGGATCTTAAATACTACAAAAGTAATGCTTGTTCCGATAAAAGAAATGACAGATGTGCTTTTAATAGAAGGCAATCCCATAGATACTGCAAAGGATATGTGGGTGCGACTGAGGATCGGGATATATAAAGGGGCTCTTGCAAAA GTTGTTAATGTGTCTGATGTACGACGAAAGGTTATGGTTAAGCTAATCCCACGGGTTGATTTGCAAGCCATTGCTGATAAACTG GAAGGTAGGAAAGTCTCGAAAAAGGCATATATACCCTCTCCACGCCTCATGAAAATAGATGAAGCAAG GAACCTTAATATACCAGTCGACTATAGAACGGGACGAAGCACTAATATTCAATTCTGTGTAATTGATGGAAAGATGTTTAAAgacggtttcctatataaaactgTATCAATGAGATCAATAGATTATCAAAACATTCAACCAACCTTTAGTGAGCTTGAGAAATTTTGTGAGACTGGGCATGGAGTTGTGGGTAGTATGTCCACTTCACCTAGAAACAGGAAAAAAAGCCACTTTATGAAGGGTGATGCTGTCATTGTTGTTAAAGGAGATCTCAAAAATCTGATGGGATGGGTTGAAAAAGTTGAGGAAGATAACGTCCATATTAGGCCAAAAGTGAAGGGCCTGTGT ACAACAGTTGCTGTGAATGAAAAATATGTTTGCAAATCCTTCAAGCCCGGGGATCATGTGAAGGTTGTCTTTGGTGCTCACAAGGGTGTAACCGGTATGGTTATTAAGGTTAACAGTAATGTACTCATCATTCTATCTGACGCAACTAAAGAAGAC ATCCGTGTCTTTGCTGAACATGCTGTGGACAGCTCTGAAGTAACTACTGGGGTTACCAAAGTTGGGGATTATGAGTTGCATGACCTTGTCATGCTTGA TAACACGTGCTTTGGAGTAATAATACGTTTAGAGAGTCAAACACTCCAGATACTGCTGGGAGATCCAGATAGACCTGATGTTGCACGAGTGAAGATGAGGGAGATCAAATACAAGATTCAGAGGAGGAATACTGCTCTAGATCAATCGAACAATACTGTGTCTGTGAAAGATGTTGTGAAGATTCTAATGGGCCCTTGCAAA GGAAAACAAGGTCCTGTAGAACACATATTTAGAGGAACATTGTTCATAAATGACCGCCATCACATGGAGCATTCTGGTTTTATCTGTGTGAGAGCACAATCTTGTATAGTGATGGGTGGCTCACCTGCCAAG GTTTCCCTGTCCTCGAGATTTGGAAGTTCTACAGATGCAGCTCGCATCGCCCCTTcaccaagaagatttcctagtgGAGGACCTCCATTTGACT CTGGAGGAAGACAGAAGAGTGGACAGCGAGGGCATGATTCTTTTGTTGGTAGTACCATAAAAATTCGTATTGGTCACTATAAGGGATGTCGCGGTCGTGTTGTAAGTGTTAAGGGCCAATCAGTTCGAGTTGAACTGGAATCTCAAATGAAAACTGTACTAG TTAACCGTGACGAGATATCTGCTATCCCAGATGTTTCTACTTCATTAAG TGAACCACCTCAACATGGTATAGGAAGTGAGACACCTATACATCGCGCACAAACTCCGACACACTCATATGCCACTCCTACGAGAAATGAAGGAG GAACACCAAGACATAGTGGTACCTGGACTCCCCTGCGTGATCAAGCTTGGAATCCTGAAGCTACCACAACTCCATCCGG ggaaaaatggGAAGATGGAAATCCTGGCTCGTGGGGAACCATTCCACCAACTCAA ACAACTCCTCTTGGACGTTCAAATAAAGCACCAAGTGCAGGTTCTGATTGGGGCAACTGGGGAGATGGAGATTGTGGCTCGCGGGGAACTGTTCCACCAGCTCAA CCGGCAACTCCTTTCGCACGTTCAAATGAAGCACCAAGCACAGGTACCGGTTGGGGCAACTGGGGAGATGGAAATCGTGGTTCGCCGGGAACCATTCCACCAGCTCAA CAGACAACTTCTCTTGCATGTTCAAATGAAGCACCAAGCGCAGGTTCTGATTGGGGCAACTGGGGAGATGGAAATCATGGCTCGCGGGGAACTGTTCCACCAGCTCAA CAGGCAACTCCTCTTGCACGTTCAAATGAAGCACCAAGCACAGGTACCGGTTGGGGCAGCTGGGGAGATGGAAATCGTGGCTCGCCGGGAACCATTCCACCAGCTCAA GCAACTCCTCTTGCACGTTCAAATGAAGCACCAAGCACAGGTTCCAGTTGGGGCACCTGGGGAGATGGAAATCCTGGCTCGCGGGGAACCATTCCACCAGCTCAA GCACCCCCTCTTTCACGTTCAAATGAAGCACCAGGCACAGGTTCCGGTTGGGGCAACTGGGGAAATGGAAATCCTGGCTCGCGGGGAACCGTTCCACCAGCTCAA CAGGCACCTCCTCTTTCACGTTCAAATGAAGCACCAAGCACAAGTTCCGGTTTGGGCAACTGGGGAGATGGGAACCGTGGCTCGAAGGGAAGCAGTCCACAATGCGGC CAGGGAACTCCTCGAGCGCATTCAAATGAAGCACCAGCACTAGCACAGAGCACAGGTTCAGGCTGGGGAGGTAAAAAAAAGTTGGGAAGATGGAAATGTTTCCACCCATGTTTGTGA
- the LOC113279983 gene encoding putative transcription elongation factor SPT5 homolog 1 isoform X20 gives MKMSNKTLAQHRHDEDDSDEDEDEEGEFDVAEYERRGFSKSSAGGDSSHKLRRLDSLYDSSADEYDSEDEDEDEDEEREEDEMYSSSGRKRKRHSSNPFIDDQAIVATDDEDDDYERGEVDRDFIEPDENIPEEHEATRMQHRRMLPQEDEEVDVDEFERRIRQRYSSQSYLEEGIDEISDVEQQALLPSIKDPKLWMVKCAMGREREAAVCLMQKRIDRGHREMQIRSVISPHYLKNYIYVEADKSAHVIEACKGLRILNTTKVMLVPIKEMTDVLLIEGNPIDTAKDMWVRLRIGIYKGALAKVVNVSDVRRKVMVKLIPRVDLQAIADKLEGRKVSKKAYIPSPRLMKIDEARNLNIPVDYRTGRSTNIQFCVIDGKMFKDGFLYKTVSMRSIDYQNIQPTFSELEKFCETGHGVVGSMSTSPRNRKKSHFMKGDAVIVVKGDLKNLMGWVEKVEEDNVHIRPKVKGLCTTVAVNEKYVCKSFKPGDHVKVVFGAHKGVTGMVIKVNSNVLIILSDATKEDIRVFAEHAVDSSEVTTGVTKVGDYELHDLVMLDNTCFGVIIRLESQTLQILLGDPDRPDVARVKMREIKYKIQRRNTALDQSNNTVSVKDVVKILMGPCKGKQGPVEHIFRGTLFINDRHHMEHSGFICVRAQSCIVMGGSPAKVSLSSRFGSSTDAARIAPSPRRFPSGGPPFDSGGRQKSGQRGHDSFVGSTIKIRIGHYKGCRGRVVSVKGQSVRVELESQMKTVLVNRDEISAIPDVSTSLSEPPQHGIGSETPIHRAQTPTHSYATPTRNEGGTPRHSGTWTPLRDQAWNPEATTTPSGEKWEDGNPGSWGTIPPTQTTPLGRSNKAPSAGSDWGNWGDGDCGSRGTVPPAQTTSLACSNEAPSAGSDWGNWGDGNHGSRGTVPPAQQATPLARSNEAPSTGTGWGSWGDGNRGSPGTIPPAQQATPLARSNEAPSTGSSWGTWGDGNPGSRGTIPPAQQAPPLSRSNEAPGTGSGWGNWGNGNPGSRGTVPPAQQAPPLSRSNEAPSTSSGLGNWGDGNRGSKGSSPQCGQGTPRAHSNEAPALAQSTGSGWGGKKKLGRWKCFHPCL, from the exons ATGAAAATGTCAAATAAAACCCTAGCTCAGCATCGCCATGACGAAGATGATAGTGAtgaagacgaagacgaagaaggagAGTTTGATGTTGCTGAGTATGAGAGAAGAGGTTTTAGTAAAAGTAGTGCTGGTGGTGATTCCAGTCACAAACTAAGGAGATTAGATTCTCTATATGATAGTAGTGCAGATGAATATGATAGTGaggatgaagacgaagatgaagacgaagagaGAGAGGAAGATGAAATGTATTCCTCCTCTGGTAGAAAGCGGAAGAGACATAGTTCTAATCCTTTTATTGATGATCAAGCTATTGTTGctactgatgatgaagatgatgattatgaaAGAGGAGAAGTTGATCGTG ATTTCATAGAGCCTGATGAAAACATACCGGAAGAACATGAGGCCACAAGGATGCAACATCGTCGTATGTTACCTCAAGAGGATGAAGAAGTAGATGTTGATGAATTTGAGAGAAGAATTCGCCAACGGTATTCCAGTCAATCCTACTTAGAAGAAGGTATTGATGAAATTAGTGACGTTGAGCAGCAAGCTCTTTTGCCATCAATTAAGGATCCAAAGTTGTGGATGGTGAAATGCGCA ATGGGTCGTGAGCGAGAGGCAGCTGTTTGCCTTATGCAGAAACGTATTGATCGAGGTCATCGTGAAATGCAGATAAGATCTGTCATCTCTCCTCATTATCTTAAGAACTATATTTACGTTGAGGCTGATAAGTCAGCCCATGTGATAGAG GCTTGCAAAGGTCTCAGGATCTTAAATACTACAAAAGTAATGCTTGTTCCGATAAAAGAAATGACAGATGTGCTTTTAATAGAAGGCAATCCCATAGATACTGCAAAGGATATGTGGGTGCGACTGAGGATCGGGATATATAAAGGGGCTCTTGCAAAA GTTGTTAATGTGTCTGATGTACGACGAAAGGTTATGGTTAAGCTAATCCCACGGGTTGATTTGCAAGCCATTGCTGATAAACTG GAAGGTAGGAAAGTCTCGAAAAAGGCATATATACCCTCTCCACGCCTCATGAAAATAGATGAAGCAAG GAACCTTAATATACCAGTCGACTATAGAACGGGACGAAGCACTAATATTCAATTCTGTGTAATTGATGGAAAGATGTTTAAAgacggtttcctatataaaactgTATCAATGAGATCAATAGATTATCAAAACATTCAACCAACCTTTAGTGAGCTTGAGAAATTTTGTGAGACTGGGCATGGAGTTGTGGGTAGTATGTCCACTTCACCTAGAAACAGGAAAAAAAGCCACTTTATGAAGGGTGATGCTGTCATTGTTGTTAAAGGAGATCTCAAAAATCTGATGGGATGGGTTGAAAAAGTTGAGGAAGATAACGTCCATATTAGGCCAAAAGTGAAGGGCCTGTGT ACAACAGTTGCTGTGAATGAAAAATATGTTTGCAAATCCTTCAAGCCCGGGGATCATGTGAAGGTTGTCTTTGGTGCTCACAAGGGTGTAACCGGTATGGTTATTAAGGTTAACAGTAATGTACTCATCATTCTATCTGACGCAACTAAAGAAGAC ATCCGTGTCTTTGCTGAACATGCTGTGGACAGCTCTGAAGTAACTACTGGGGTTACCAAAGTTGGGGATTATGAGTTGCATGACCTTGTCATGCTTGA TAACACGTGCTTTGGAGTAATAATACGTTTAGAGAGTCAAACACTCCAGATACTGCTGGGAGATCCAGATAGACCTGATGTTGCACGAGTGAAGATGAGGGAGATCAAATACAAGATTCAGAGGAGGAATACTGCTCTAGATCAATCGAACAATACTGTGTCTGTGAAAGATGTTGTGAAGATTCTAATGGGCCCTTGCAAA GGAAAACAAGGTCCTGTAGAACACATATTTAGAGGAACATTGTTCATAAATGACCGCCATCACATGGAGCATTCTGGTTTTATCTGTGTGAGAGCACAATCTTGTATAGTGATGGGTGGCTCACCTGCCAAG GTTTCCCTGTCCTCGAGATTTGGAAGTTCTACAGATGCAGCTCGCATCGCCCCTTcaccaagaagatttcctagtgGAGGACCTCCATTTGACT CTGGAGGAAGACAGAAGAGTGGACAGCGAGGGCATGATTCTTTTGTTGGTAGTACCATAAAAATTCGTATTGGTCACTATAAGGGATGTCGCGGTCGTGTTGTAAGTGTTAAGGGCCAATCAGTTCGAGTTGAACTGGAATCTCAAATGAAAACTGTACTAG TTAACCGTGACGAGATATCTGCTATCCCAGATGTTTCTACTTCATTAAG TGAACCACCTCAACATGGTATAGGAAGTGAGACACCTATACATCGCGCACAAACTCCGACACACTCATATGCCACTCCTACGAGAAATGAAGGAG GAACACCAAGACATAGTGGTACCTGGACTCCCCTGCGTGATCAAGCTTGGAATCCTGAAGCTACCACAACTCCATCCGG ggaaaaatggGAAGATGGAAATCCTGGCTCGTGGGGAACCATTCCACCAACTCAA ACAACTCCTCTTGGACGTTCAAATAAAGCACCAAGTGCAGGTTCTGATTGGGGCAACTGGGGAGATGGAGATTGTGGCTCGCGGGGAACTGTTCCACCAGCTCAA ACAACTTCTCTTGCATGTTCAAATGAAGCACCAAGCGCAGGTTCTGATTGGGGCAACTGGGGAGATGGAAATCATGGCTCGCGGGGAACTGTTCCACCAGCTCAA CAGGCAACTCCTCTTGCACGTTCAAATGAAGCACCAAGCACAGGTACCGGTTGGGGCAGCTGGGGAGATGGAAATCGTGGCTCGCCGGGAACCATTCCACCAGCTCAA CAGGCAACTCCTCTTGCACGTTCAAATGAAGCACCAAGCACAGGTTCCAGTTGGGGCACCTGGGGAGATGGAAATCCTGGCTCGCGGGGAACCATTCCACCAGCTCAA CAGGCACCCCCTCTTTCACGTTCAAATGAAGCACCAGGCACAGGTTCCGGTTGGGGCAACTGGGGAAATGGAAATCCTGGCTCGCGGGGAACCGTTCCACCAGCTCAA CAGGCACCTCCTCTTTCACGTTCAAATGAAGCACCAAGCACAAGTTCCGGTTTGGGCAACTGGGGAGATGGGAACCGTGGCTCGAAGGGAAGCAGTCCACAATGCGGC CAGGGAACTCCTCGAGCGCATTCAAATGAAGCACCAGCACTAGCACAGAGCACAGGTTCAGGCTGGGGAGGTAAAAAAAAGTTGGGAAGATGGAAATGTTTCCACCCATGTTTGTGA